The genomic window GAAGGAGCCAGGAATTGTTACACCCTAGAACCAGAAAAAGGCAAGGGTAATAAGTATTTGATCAGAGCTTTCTTCATGTATGGGAACTATGACTCCAAGAATCAACTCCCAGTCTTCAAACTTCATCTGGGTGTTGATGAATGGGACACTATCAACTTCAACAATTCAAGCCAAACTGTAAGGAAGGAAATCATACATGTCCCCAAAACAGATTACATAGATGTGTGTCTCGTCAACAATGGTTCTGGGACACCCTTCATATCTGCATTAGAGCTTAGACCGCTTGGTAATTCCAGTTATAATAAAACAGAATCGGGTTCTCTGCTACTCTTTAACAGATGGGACATTGGTTCAGAGCAAGAAAAATTGCAAGTCAGGTGAGTCACATGATTTAGTAGATCTCTAACATGACCTGTTGGCtgaaatttataatattgtggacaattatcataaaaatggaCCTTTTTTTAGGTACAAAGATGATGCTCTTGACCGCATTTGGAACTCCTACATGAGTACTTCTTGGGAATCCATAACTGCAGGATTTGAAAGCTATTCCTACAGCGAAACTCGGTTTAAACTTCCGGGAATAATCATGTCTACTGCTGCAACACCTAAAAATGAAAGTGAACCCTTGAGATTCTTCTTGGATATGGATGATCCTTCTCAAAGGTTTTATTTGTACATGCATTTTTCTGAGGTTTTGCAACTCCAGGGCAACCAGTCCAGAGTATTTACCATCTGGCTGAATGGCAACTTATGGAGCGATGCTGTGGCTCCGGAACGCCTTACCTCGACCACAATATTTAGCACAAATTCTGTAAGGGGAAGTAGATTGTCATTTTCGCTTCAGAAGACGGGTGAATCCATGCTTCCCCCCATTATCAATGCCTTGGAAGTTTATGTGATAAAGGAATTCTCACAATCAACAACTGACCAAGAAGATGGTATGTTATTATCAGTTCAATTGTGGGTGACAGTTATAAAGCCTCCTAAATATTTCTCCTTCTTTGAAATTGTAGTTGAAGCTATCAAGAAGATTAAATCAGTGTACATGGTGAGGAGAAACTGGCAAGGAGATCCATGTCTTCCAATGGATTACCAATGGGATGGCCTGAAATGCAGCGATAACGGTTCCCCCACCTTAATATCATTGTGAGTTAAGCATTGGAAAAACATTTCTGTAAAGGGACTTAGTGAAAATGACAAAACATCTACTAAATATGCTATATTCTAACTGGCAAACAGGAACCTCTCATATAGCAATTTGACAGGAAAGATACATCCTTCATTTTCCAATCTCAAATCATTACAAAATCTGTAAGTATTCATGAAGATTAAGTACATAATCTAATGGAGTTCTTTATCccaaaattgtattttaaattatttcaggGATTTGTCTTACAATAACTTGACTGGATCAGTGCCAGAGTTCTTAGCTGAACTGTCATCTCTAACATTCCTGTGAGTGATAAATTGGTCTTTGGTATTGCAATGTGTAGTTTCGTCTAAGGTATGCAGGTAATGTGGTATTTGATGCTGTGTTTGCAGTAATTTAGAAGGGAACAACTTGACAGGTTCAGTTCCCCAGGCTCTTATGGAGAAGTATCAGAATGGCACATTGTCCTTGAGGTTTGCTTGAGTTTCATGTCCAAGAATTTGGTCTTTACTCTTGGAACTcacttaaattttgaaagctAGTTCTGAAAATATGATGAAAAGATCATTAGTCTTATAGCAATTCAGCTATGCTTATGTTTACCATGTTCTGTTCATGCAAGTCTTCGAGAAAATCCAAATCTTTGTCTGTCAGTCTCATGCAAAGGAAAGCAGAACAAGAACTTCATTGTTCCAGTTCTTGCATCCATTATATCAGTTCTGGTCCTGTTCCTTCTAATTGCTGTTGGTATCATTTGGAACTTCAAAAGGAAAGAAGACACaggtattttctttctttcattcccTAAGACTTTGTATGATTCTGCATTTCATTGCAGAGATGTGACCACTACTGGCCTTGTTATAGAACCTGTCTGAAAGGACTTCAAACTCATGGATTTCATATGAGCTGCAGatcaaggggaaaaaaaaaaaaaaaaagagagagaatttGAGAGCTGACCTCCTTCTGATTCATCAAAATCCCATGAAAATACATTTTTGTTGATACATTTCTGCTTGTTGCAACTATGATGATTTTCTTAGCTATGGAGATGGTCACCAAAGAAGGATCTTTGAAGTCAGGGAACTCAGAGTTCACTTACTCTGAGCTTGTGGCTATTACCAGAAACTTCACTTCCACCATTGGACAAGGAGGATTTGGAAATGTTCATCTAGGCACTCTGGTAGATGGCACTCAAGTCGCGGTCAAGCTGCGCTCACAATCATCAATGCAAGGCTCCAAGGAATTTCGAGCTGAGGTTAGATATAGCAGTCCATCCTCTGTCACCATAAAATCTATCCATGTGATGttgaaatatgattataatAGGACATGCCAGTATGCCACTGAACAATTTTGAATTGCAGGCGAAACTCTTGATGAGAGTTCATCATAAAAACTTGGTTCGCCTTGTTGGGTATTGCAATGATGGTACAAATATGGCCCTCATTTATGAATATATGTCTAATGGAAACTTGAGACAGAGGTTATCAGGTATCACCATCTTTATGTTCTTAAGATTTGATCATTTGAAGTTGGGGACATAACCTAACAACAGAGAtgcatatataaatttttggtGCAGAGAGAGATACAGATGTCTTGCATTGGAAAGAGAGGCTTCAAATTGCAGTTGATGCAGCACAAGGTCAGTAAGCAGATTGCTGCATTactattttccttcaaatactTTTTTCTGATCATTTTCTTACTTAAAAGTAAGTTCATGATGGCTTATTGGAACTGTAGGACTGGAGTATCTGCACAATGGTTGCAAGCCACCAATAATCCACAGAGATTTGAAGACTTCCAAcatattattaaatgaaaaactgCAAGCTAAGATAGCTGATTTTGGGCTGTCCAGAGACCTTGCAACTGAAAGTGGCCCTCCTGTATCGACTGTCCCTGCAGGCACCCCAGGATACCTGGATCCTGAGTAAGtgttaatatatatttcttgGAATTTCTACACAACTGCCTCTTTATTCTCATAACCCCTTTTCAGGTATTACTCATCTGgaaatttgaataaaaggaGCGATGTTTATAGCTTTGGGATTGTCTTGTTGGAGCTGATTACCGGCCAGCCTGCAATAATAACCCCTGGGAACATTCACATAGTTCAATGGATTAGTCCTATGATTGAAAGAGGGGATATTCAAAACGTTGTTGATCCAAGGTTGCAAGGAGATTTCAACACCAATTCTGCCTGGAAAGCTCTGGAGACAGCCTTAGCATGTGTACCATCAACTGCAATCCAAAGGCCAGACATGAGCCATGTACTGGCAGACTTAAAGGATTGTTTGGAGATAGAGGTGGGTGCCATGAGAACTCAGAGGATAGATAGCTACAAAATGGGATCAAGCAACACCCTAAAAAGCTGTGCAGTGGATCTTGAAAATGAAATGGCTCCCCATGTTAGATAGTTATGGAACACCATTAGCTGCCAGTTCAAATTTGCAGTTATTAATTATCCCATTTTCATGTTACAAATTTGCAAAAAGTTGGTCTGTTGTATTAGGCAATTCACTCATCCTTGAATTGTATTAGTGAAAAATGGTAAGATGGAATACCATTCCAACTAATTCTCAACTTCTATGGCTGCTCAAACTTGCATTCGATTTATTTTGTGATAGCAACACAAGCTTAATTTCTTGTGTCATCATCCCTagtataataaaaagaaacagaTCAGATCTACATTTGTGTGTTATCGTTTAGTTGAGCAGGTGGAAATGGTGAGGATCTAAGACTACTACATTAATTATGCCCTTTCATTCTAGGTGATAATGTCATTTCCATGTTTCCATGTCCAAGAATATTTATGAGATTACTTCTGCAAGTTTAAAAAATGTGAACTGCAAAAATGGCATGAACAGAGTCTTTATCTCAAGGTATCTACCAGACAACATTGCATTGGCTTCTGGAGAATTTTGGAATGGAGTTTCCAGGAAATATACTTCCAGAAACCAGGGCCTAATCTGAACAGAACCCAGAAAATCTAGGTACATTGCACCCCAGAAGTGAACCTGTTCTATATTTCTTGATGACATTTTctcaggaaaaaaaatctatcaGGAAAAGGCAGAAAATATGAGCCCAAATCATAATTCTTAATTTAGGTTTTGATAGCCAAAAACTGGCCTAGAGTTcagatattttcctttaaacttTGGTACATACGCAAAAGATCACATTACTTGAGCCAAATATCTTTAAACCTGTCGAGTTAATTCAGTCATCTTACATGGGGTTCTGTCCGGCTGGCCTTGAATGGTCGGCAAATGTCAACTACCTATAATTACTCAATCACATGCAACTTTCTGTTGTCTTCAGCTCCCACTGTGTGTGCATTATCCTCCCAACCACCATGTTCCCTTCGTAGTTGGATGAACAAGACTTCATAATTGTGGTTTTTATGCACTGAGTGTTATCTCTAAGAATGAGAAATGTTATGGATGTGAGCTAATTTGAGAAGTTGATATTGTTTCTTTTCTGTTATTTGATGAGCTGGAGTAGTTAGTGTGGTTGTGAGACTCCAACCTATATACAGGTCACCATTTTTGTATCCCGGACTGCACAGAAATCTGAATATCAATGAGATAGatattttcctctgtttttctttctcaaCACTCTGTTTTGATTCAGAATTTgtaatatggtatcagagcactttATGCTTCTGCTCATCTCTGCATTTAT from Vitis vinifera cultivar Pinot Noir 40024 chromosome 9, ASM3070453v1 includes these protein-coding regions:
- the LOC100251452 gene encoding probable LRR receptor-like serine/threonine-protein kinase At1g05700 codes for the protein MHHHSTEKTRMNSRPPLVRLIFVLFTIISSGNNPELVAGKPHHTASTFQHNHPSPRRLAADTQGFISIDCGIAPGSYYTDDKTQIPYTSDADFTDTGINYNVSRSENPSKQLMNVRSFPEGARNCYTLEPEKGKGNKYLIRAFFMYGNYDSKNQLPVFKLHLGVDEWDTINFNNSSQTVRKEIIHVPKTDYIDVCLVNNGSGTPFISALELRPLGNSSYNKTESGSLLLFNRWDIGSEQEKLQVRYKDDALDRIWNSYMSTSWESITAGFESYSYSETRFKLPGIIMSTAATPKNESEPLRFFLDMDDPSQRFYLYMHFSEVLQLQGNQSRVFTIWLNGNLWSDAVAPERLTSTTIFSTNSVRGSRLSFSLQKTGESMLPPIINALEVYVIKEFSQSTTDQEDVEAIKKIKSVYMVRRNWQGDPCLPMDYQWDGLKCSDNGSPTLISLNLSYSNLTGKIHPSFSNLKSLQNLDLSYNNLTGSVPEFLAELSSLTFLNLEGNNLTGSVPQALMEKYQNGTLSLSLRENPNLCLSVSCKGKQNKNFIVPVLASIISVLVLFLLIAVGIIWNFKRKEDTAMEMVTKEGSLKSGNSEFTYSELVAITRNFTSTIGQGGFGNVHLGTLVDGTQVAVKLRSQSSMQGSKEFRAEAKLLMRVHHKNLVRLVGYCNDGTNMALIYEYMSNGNLRQRLSERDTDVLHWKERLQIAVDAAQGLEYLHNGCKPPIIHRDLKTSNILLNEKLQAKIADFGLSRDLATESGPPVSTVPAGTPGYLDPEYYSSGNLNKRSDVYSFGIVLLELITGQPAIITPGNIHIVQWISPMIERGDIQNVVDPRLQGDFNTNSAWKALETALACVPSTAIQRPDMSHVLADLKDCLEIEVGAMRTQRIDSYKMGSSNTLKSCAVDLENEMAPHVR